In Desulfovibrio sp. 86, the following proteins share a genomic window:
- a CDS encoding flagellar hook protein FlgE, with amino-acid sequence MNSSLYIGATGMKGLAEGMNVTTNNIANISTIGFKQQGILFSDIFYAQQGGMGDWWNAQENSRVALGQVGMGLQVESVRTMFGQGSFDSSNTVTDMAISGKGFFQVTDGVKLYYTRAGDFRTDDQGVLRTPSGMALNGYKYNADGSKGGLQQVTIDKFAKMPAKTTTAVDMRYNLGLKTPNSTDATNPYFTLLSNYNASNSPPISNTAYGYAQGITMYGADGTQQQATIYFDAAPSGQPDSVVKYLIASGDTAKDGTATAGTGALMTGTLTFDSKGQLKDMTAFTPAVAGSTNLTDWVPSQLSADGLPQMTVNGTPTTVDLGIKSAGGWQNAPANAAAVGANQSALGGMGTGATVAVDATTNYTGTSPVTRRNTQNGYASGTLSNISISNDGTVVGNYSNNQSSNLWQIPVCRFTSEDGLRREGNNLFSASPDAGKMEMGVAGSENYGTIRAYNTENSNVDMATEMTNMIITQRGFQSNSKVVTTADQMLQKAVELKR; translated from the coding sequence GTGAACTCGTCATTATATATAGGCGCCACCGGCATGAAAGGCCTGGCTGAGGGCATGAATGTTACCACCAATAACATCGCCAACATCAGCACCATAGGCTTCAAGCAGCAGGGCATCCTGTTTTCCGACATTTTCTATGCCCAGCAAGGCGGCATGGGAGACTGGTGGAACGCGCAGGAAAACTCGCGTGTGGCTCTGGGCCAGGTCGGCATGGGCCTTCAGGTGGAGTCCGTGCGCACCATGTTCGGCCAGGGTTCTTTTGACTCCAGCAATACGGTCACGGACATGGCCATCAGCGGCAAGGGCTTTTTTCAGGTCACGGATGGCGTGAAGCTGTACTATACCCGTGCCGGCGACTTTCGCACGGATGATCAGGGTGTTCTGCGCACGCCTTCGGGCATGGCCCTCAACGGGTATAAGTACAATGCCGACGGCTCCAAGGGCGGCCTGCAACAGGTCACCATTGACAAGTTCGCCAAAATGCCCGCCAAAACAACCACAGCCGTGGACATGCGCTACAACCTCGGCCTGAAAACGCCAAACTCCACTGACGCGACCAATCCGTATTTCACCCTTCTCAGCAACTACAATGCCTCCAATTCGCCACCCATTTCCAACACGGCCTATGGGTACGCGCAGGGCATCACCATGTACGGTGCGGACGGAACCCAGCAACAGGCCACCATCTATTTTGACGCCGCCCCCAGCGGTCAGCCGGACAGTGTGGTGAAATACCTCATCGCCTCCGGCGACACCGCCAAGGACGGCACGGCCACGGCTGGCACGGGCGCGCTCATGACCGGCACCCTGACCTTTGACTCCAAGGGGCAGCTGAAGGACATGACGGCCTTTACCCCGGCGGTGGCGGGCAGCACCAATCTGACGGACTGGGTGCCCTCGCAGCTTTCGGCGGACGGCCTGCCCCAGATGACCGTGAACGGGACGCCCACCACGGTGGACCTGGGCATCAAGTCCGCTGGCGGCTGGCAGAACGCGCCCGCCAACGCGGCGGCCGTGGGCGCGAACCAGTCCGCCCTGGGCGGCATGGGCACGGGCGCAACCGTTGCCGTTGACGCCACCACCAACTACACCGGCACTTCGCCGGTCACGCGGCGCAACACCCAGAACGGATACGCCTCAGGCACCTTGAGCAACATCAGCATTTCCAACGACGGCACGGTGGTGGGCAACTACTCCAACAACCAGAGCTCCAACCTGTGGCAGATACCTGTCTGCCGGTTTACCAGCGAGGACGGATTGCGCCGTGAAGGCAACAACCTCTTCAGCGCCTCGCCCGATGCCGGAAAAATGGAAATGGGCGTTGCCGGGTCGGAAAACTATGGGACCATCCGAGCCTACAACACCGAAAATTCCAACGTGGACATGGCCACGGAAATGACCAATATGATCATTACCCAGCGCGGCTTCCAGTCAAACAGCAAGGTGGTCACAACGGCAGACCAGATGCTGCAAAAGGCCGTGGAACTCAAGCGTTAG
- a CDS encoding rhodanese-like domain-containing protein, protein MKNTHHRIPRHMFRLWVLLLLVLLAVPALARDVSVQDAAALLQNPPQGLVIVDVRTPAEFREGHLPGAVNMDYFGGPFETQIQSLPKTAPVLLYCRTGNRSASAYDAMTKAGVGNILHMHEGITKWQQLGLPQEK, encoded by the coding sequence ATGAAAAACACGCACCACCGCATACCGCGCCATATGTTCCGCCTTTGGGTTCTACTCCTGCTTGTGCTGCTGGCGGTTCCCGCCCTGGCCAGGGACGTCAGCGTGCAGGACGCCGCCGCCCTTCTGCAAAATCCGCCTCAAGGGCTGGTCATCGTGGATGTACGCACTCCGGCGGAGTTTCGTGAGGGCCATCTGCCCGGCGCGGTGAATATGGACTACTTTGGCGGGCCGTTTGAAACGCAGATCCAAAGCCTGCCCAAAACCGCCCCTGTTCTGCTCTACTGCCGCACGGGCAACCGTTCGGCAAGCGCCTATGACGCCATGACCAAGGCGGGCGTTGGGAATATTTTGCATATGCACGAAGGCATCACCAAGTGGCAACAGCTTGGTCTGCCTCAGGAAAAGTAA
- the aroQ gene encoding type II 3-dehydroquinate dehydratase, whose protein sequence is MRILVLHGVNLNMFGRRDPTHYGTATLAQIDSGLETLAAELGVTVECFQTNHEGEMVERIHKVLDEDIQALVINAGAWTHYSHAIAEALAILKIPVVEVHMSNVHARESFRHDSVLSCACTGSICGFGPASYLLGLRAARNAVIHMNK, encoded by the coding sequence ATGCGCATACTAGTTTTGCACGGCGTCAACCTGAACATGTTTGGCAGGCGCGATCCCACCCATTACGGCACAGCCACCCTGGCCCAGATAGATTCCGGGCTTGAAACGCTGGCCGCGGAACTCGGCGTTACGGTGGAATGTTTTCAGACCAATCATGAAGGCGAAATGGTGGAGCGCATCCACAAGGTTCTGGACGAAGACATCCAGGCCCTTGTCATCAACGCAGGAGCATGGACCCATTACAGCCATGCCATTGCCGAGGCCCTGGCCATACTGAAAATACCTGTGGTGGAAGTGCACATGTCCAACGTGCACGCCCGTGAAAGCTTCAGGCACGATTCCGTGCTGTCATGCGCCTGCACGGGCAGCATCTGCGGCTTTGGCCCGGCCAGTTATCTTCTTGGCTTGCGCGCTGCACGCAATGCCGTCATACATATGAACAAATAA
- the selB gene encoding selenocysteine-specific translation elongation factor — MAVVLGTAGHIDHGKTSLVRALTGIDCDRLEEEKRRGITIELGFAWVDMPDGERLGIVDVPGHERFVKNMVAGAAGVDFVMLVIAADEGVMPQTREHLEICSLLGIRSGFVALTKADMVEADWLDMVTEDVRGFLAGTFLENAPIFPVSSATGQGVDDLRAHVFQMAKELPARRRCDIFRQPVDRVFSMKGHGTVITGTVISGAVKVGDELRFMPPDTPTRARGLQRHNKSVDEVQAGQRCATNVQGLEVGDIERGQVLAHPGELFPSRRWLMRLTCLSSAPRALRQRVEIHFHHGTLECPARVVFWDRDKLAPGETALAEVRFKDEMVGVFGDHCVVRAYSPLRTVAGGLLLSPLPPDLRRKDPQLQVKLALLQKLPTLDQEIETAPAGKAGAKVRDEARAGLIDAVLTLRGAEGADESRLRVLTGFPRAALEAGLQLLSARGSALCWDKEGRLWIGRQPFEALLQACLARGEELHQKDPLKPGFTRGALCAGWSKALPPRLVQRVLDTALKQEQLVLEGEGLRLAGHKVSLAADQVGLRQKLLDAHVAAQLTPPNLKDVLEELGVSAKEAAPVMRLLCEEGALVKIKDGLYYHGPVLSDILERVRRWFESNDNLDVGSLKEILGLSRKYLISLLEYMDNERITVRVGDQRRYRGRG; from the coding sequence ATGGCAGTAGTGCTGGGCACAGCGGGTCACATCGACCACGGCAAAACATCATTGGTTCGCGCTCTTACCGGCATAGACTGCGACAGACTGGAAGAGGAAAAGCGCAGGGGAATCACCATTGAGCTTGGCTTCGCCTGGGTGGACATGCCCGACGGCGAAAGGCTGGGTATCGTGGACGTTCCCGGCCACGAGCGCTTTGTAAAAAATATGGTGGCTGGCGCGGCAGGGGTGGATTTTGTCATGCTGGTCATCGCGGCGGACGAGGGCGTCATGCCACAGACGCGCGAACACCTTGAAATCTGCTCTCTGCTCGGCATCCGCAGCGGCTTTGTGGCCCTGACCAAGGCCGACATGGTGGAAGCCGACTGGCTGGACATGGTCACCGAGGACGTGCGCGGCTTTCTTGCGGGCACCTTTCTTGAAAACGCGCCCATCTTTCCCGTATCGTCGGCCACGGGCCAGGGCGTGGACGACCTGCGCGCCCACGTTTTCCAGATGGCCAAGGAGTTGCCCGCCCGCCGCCGCTGCGACATTTTCCGTCAGCCCGTTGACCGCGTGTTCAGCATGAAGGGGCACGGTACGGTCATCACGGGCACGGTCATTTCCGGCGCGGTCAAGGTGGGCGACGAACTGCGCTTCATGCCGCCCGACACTCCCACCAGGGCGCGCGGCCTGCAGCGTCACAACAAGAGCGTGGACGAGGTGCAGGCAGGTCAGCGTTGCGCCACCAACGTGCAGGGTCTTGAGGTGGGCGACATCGAGCGGGGCCAGGTTCTGGCCCATCCCGGCGAGCTTTTCCCCAGCAGGCGCTGGCTCATGCGCCTCACCTGCCTTTCTTCCGCCCCGCGCGCCCTGCGCCAACGAGTGGAAATACACTTTCACCACGGCACGCTGGAATGCCCGGCGCGCGTGGTCTTCTGGGACAGGGACAAACTGGCCCCCGGCGAGACCGCCCTGGCGGAAGTGCGCTTCAAGGACGAAATGGTGGGCGTTTTCGGCGATCACTGCGTCGTGCGCGCCTATTCGCCCCTGCGCACTGTGGCCGGCGGCCTGCTTTTAAGCCCCCTGCCCCCTGACCTGCGCCGCAAAGATCCGCAATTGCAGGTAAAGCTGGCCCTGCTGCAAAAACTGCCCACCCTGGATCAGGAAATTGAAACGGCCCCCGCTGGCAAGGCCGGAGCCAAGGTCAGGGACGAAGCCAGAGCCGGACTTATTGACGCGGTGCTGACCCTGCGCGGAGCCGAAGGCGCGGACGAATCCCGCCTGCGCGTGCTCACAGGCTTTCCCCGTGCGGCGCTGGAAGCGGGCCTGCAACTGCTTTCCGCCCGTGGTTCGGCCCTGTGCTGGGACAAGGAGGGTCGCCTGTGGATCGGCAGGCAGCCCTTTGAAGCTCTGCTGCAAGCCTGCCTGGCCCGTGGCGAAGAACTGCACCAGAAAGACCCGCTCAAACCTGGCTTCACCCGTGGCGCTCTTTGCGCGGGCTGGAGCAAGGCCCTGCCCCCGCGCCTTGTCCAGCGCGTGCTGGACACAGCCCTCAAGCAGGAACAGCTCGTTCTTGAAGGCGAAGGGCTGCGCCTGGCAGGGCACAAGGTCAGCCTTGCGGCGGATCAGGTCGGGCTGCGGCAAAAACTGCTGGACGCCCACGTTGCCGCGCAACTGACCCCGCCCAACCTCAAGGACGTGCTTGAAGAACTGGGCGTCAGCGCCAAGGAGGCCGCGCCCGTCATGCGCCTGCTCTGCGAGGAGGGAGCCCTTGTAAAAATCAAGGACGGCCTCTACTACCACGGCCCCGTGCTCAGCGATATTCTGGAGCGCGTGCGCCGCTGGTTTGAAAGCAACGATAACCTTGATGTGGGCAGCCTCAAGGAAATATTGGGGCTTTCCCGCAAATATCTGATTTCTCTTCTTGAGTATATGGATAACGAACGCATCACCGTGCGCGTGGGCGACCAGCGGCGTTATCGCGGGCGCGGATAG
- a CDS encoding FAD-dependent oxidoreductase, with the protein MAEKILVVGGVALGPKAAARCKRLMPDAEVTLVDENVFISYGGCGIPYYVSGEIQNLNDLRSTPYHTVRDAEFFRDMKGITVRTQTRATAIDRAAKTLAVKNVVTGQEEKLPYDKLVLATGASPRVPPVEGKDLRNVLSLTRLEAAGAIRSACEEGKITEAVIVGGGFIGLEAAVALADMWGVKCSVVEMVDQILPGVLSHSVAQMAAHDCAAHKVDVYTSEKVVRLEGKDGAVSKVVTDKRELNAQLVIFAAGFIPNGQIAKDAGLEVAPFGAIVVDQHMRTSDPAIYAGGDCVAIKNIITDKIGYLPLGSMANRQGRVIGTNLAGGNASFPGYVGSWAVKLFDLSFCGVGLTVERARKEGFDALSVSVEQFDHAHFYPEKAMMTLELVVDKATSRVLGMQGACADGDSLKARVDAVAAALQYSKPTVEDISNLEIAYAPPFASAMDVVNVVANVADNALAGRFTPVTGDQFIELWKNRKENHVFFIDARPAAAGRAVQEKHPDWHAIPLEEVAARANEVPKDRPVAIICNTGLRSYDSLLVLARHGVTDVVNSTGGMQSVIKMGLSV; encoded by the coding sequence ATGGCTGAAAAAATTCTGGTTGTGGGCGGCGTCGCCCTTGGCCCCAAGGCTGCGGCCCGGTGCAAACGCCTCATGCCTGATGCTGAAGTGACTCTGGTGGATGAAAACGTCTTTATTTCTTACGGCGGCTGCGGCATCCCCTACTACGTGTCAGGCGAAATCCAGAACCTGAACGACCTGCGCTCCACGCCCTACCATACCGTGCGTGACGCGGAATTTTTCCGTGACATGAAGGGCATCACCGTCCGCACGCAAACGCGCGCCACGGCCATTGACCGCGCAGCCAAAACCCTTGCCGTCAAAAACGTGGTCACCGGGCAGGAAGAAAAACTGCCTTATGACAAGCTGGTGCTGGCCACCGGCGCCAGCCCCCGCGTGCCCCCTGTTGAGGGCAAAGACCTCAGGAACGTCCTTTCCCTCACCCGCCTTGAAGCTGCCGGAGCCATCCGCAGCGCCTGCGAAGAAGGCAAGATCACTGAGGCCGTCATCGTGGGCGGCGGTTTTATCGGTCTTGAAGCCGCCGTTGCGCTGGCCGACATGTGGGGCGTCAAGTGCAGCGTGGTGGAAATGGTGGACCAGATCCTGCCCGGCGTCCTTTCGCACTCCGTGGCCCAGATGGCTGCCCACGACTGCGCCGCGCACAAGGTGGACGTGTACACCAGCGAAAAGGTCGTGCGCCTTGAAGGCAAGGACGGCGCGGTGAGCAAGGTTGTCACCGACAAGCGCGAGCTCAACGCCCAACTGGTCATCTTTGCCGCCGGCTTTATCCCCAACGGACAGATCGCCAAGGACGCAGGGCTGGAAGTGGCCCCCTTTGGCGCCATTGTCGTCGATCAGCACATGCGCACCTCTGACCCCGCCATCTATGCTGGCGGCGACTGCGTGGCCATCAAAAACATCATCACCGACAAAATCGGCTACCTGCCCCTGGGCAGCATGGCCAACCGCCAGGGCCGCGTCATCGGCACCAATCTGGCTGGCGGCAATGCCAGCTTCCCCGGCTATGTGGGCTCCTGGGCCGTGAAACTCTTTGACCTTTCTTTCTGCGGCGTGGGCCTTACCGTCGAGCGCGCCCGCAAGGAAGGCTTTGACGCCCTCAGCGTCAGCGTGGAACAGTTCGACCACGCCCACTTCTACCCGGAAAAAGCCATGATGACGCTGGAACTGGTTGTGGATAAAGCCACCAGCCGCGTGCTTGGCATGCAGGGCGCCTGCGCCGACGGCGATTCCCTCAAGGCCCGCGTGGATGCCGTGGCCGCCGCGCTGCAATACTCCAAGCCCACCGTGGAGGACATCTCCAACCTTGAAATCGCCTACGCCCCGCCCTTTGCCTCGGCCATGGACGTGGTCAACGTGGTGGCCAACGTGGCCGACAACGCTCTGGCCGGACGCTTTACTCCTGTCACCGGCGACCAGTTCATAGAACTGTGGAAGAACCGCAAGGAAAACCACGTGTTCTTCATCGACGCCCGGCCTGCCGCCGCTGGCCGCGCCGTGCAGGAAAAACACCCCGACTGGCACGCCATCCCGCTGGAAGAAGTGGCCGCACGCGCCAATGAGGTTCCCAAAGACCGCCCCGTGGCCATTATCTGCAACACCGGTCTGCGCTCCTATGACAGCCTGCTTGTTCTGGCCCGTCACGGCGTCACCGATGTGGTGAACTCCACCGGCGGCATGCAGTCGGTCATAAAGATGGGGCTTTCTGTCTAG
- a CDS encoding 4Fe-4S dicluster domain-containing protein, producing the protein MNDAINLSRMRDAAFTAEVEALSGQNVSTCYQCGNCTAGCPAGLAYDLQVNKIMRAIQLGLRDEVLNSRSIWMCLSCSTCSLRCPNNIDVAGIMETLRHMARKEGRVTVPKVEKFWFSFLDTVRAFGRTYEIGTMALFMMRSMRVFTDVDLAPEALKKGKLGLKPHVLPQGAAPVSRIFQRYKERAKREGVRP; encoded by the coding sequence ATGAACGACGCCATCAATCTGAGCCGGATGCGCGATGCCGCCTTTACGGCGGAAGTGGAGGCGCTAAGCGGCCAAAACGTGTCTACCTGCTATCAATGCGGCAATTGCACCGCCGGTTGCCCGGCAGGGCTCGCCTATGACCTTCAGGTCAACAAGATCATGCGGGCCATACAGCTTGGCCTCAGAGATGAAGTGCTCAATTCGCGCTCCATCTGGATGTGCCTGTCCTGTTCCACCTGTAGTCTCCGCTGCCCCAACAATATCGACGTGGCAGGCATAATGGAGACACTGCGTCACATGGCCCGCAAGGAAGGCCGCGTGACCGTGCCCAAGGTGGAGAAATTCTGGTTTTCCTTTCTTGACACCGTGCGCGCCTTTGGCCGCACCTATGAAATAGGCACCATGGCCCTGTTCATGATGCGCTCCATGCGCGTTTTTACAGACGTGGACCTGGCCCCCGAAGCCCTCAAAAAAGGCAAGCTCGGCCTCAAGCCCCATGTGCTGCCCCAGGGAGCCGCCCCGGTTTCACGCATTTTCCAGCGCTATAAAGAACGCGCCAAACGCGAGGGGGTTCGCCCATGA
- a CDS encoding CoB--CoM heterodisulfide reductase iron-sulfur subunit B family protein: MNFVYYPGCSARGSSKDYELSTQAVCKALDINLVDIPDWNCCGSTPAHAVDTELSAALCVRNLDIAAQQEAELVLTPCPSCLSNLKLASKRMEDPAFRVRVDELLDGPSAKTFPPVTSVMQGIAENFDMEAIAARVRKSLKGLRLAAYYGCLMSRPAEIMNFGDPENPTLMESMLAACGAEMVDFPLKTACCGASFGIPERPMTARNSGRILDLATQLGVDAVIVACPLCQMNLDLRQPQASKEMGTSFNLPVLYFTQMMGIAFGLDHKDLGLGKLRVSADGLIRKLDELRRDSAAGSKAAEGGRS, translated from the coding sequence ATGAATTTTGTCTACTACCCCGGCTGCTCGGCCAGGGGGTCTTCCAAGGACTATGAACTGTCCACCCAGGCCGTCTGCAAGGCCCTGGACATCAACCTTGTGGACATTCCCGACTGGAACTGCTGTGGCTCCACCCCGGCCCACGCCGTGGACACCGAGCTTTCTGCCGCGCTCTGCGTGCGCAACCTGGACATAGCCGCCCAGCAGGAGGCCGAGCTTGTGCTCACCCCCTGTCCGAGCTGCCTGTCCAACCTCAAGCTGGCCTCCAAACGTATGGAAGACCCCGCCTTTCGCGTGCGGGTGGACGAACTGCTCGACGGGCCTTCTGCCAAGACCTTCCCGCCCGTGACCTCGGTCATGCAGGGCATTGCCGAAAACTTTGACATGGAAGCCATCGCCGCCCGCGTGCGCAAGAGCCTCAAGGGCCTGCGCCTGGCTGCCTACTACGGCTGCCTCATGAGCCGCCCGGCGGAAATCATGAACTTCGGCGACCCGGAAAATCCCACCCTTATGGAAAGCATGCTGGCCGCCTGTGGGGCCGAAATGGTGGACTTTCCCCTCAAGACGGCCTGCTGCGGCGCGTCCTTCGGCATACCCGAGCGCCCCATGACGGCCCGCAACTCTGGCCGCATCCTCGACCTTGCCACCCAGCTTGGCGTGGACGCCGTCATCGTGGCCTGTCCTCTTTGCCAGATGAACCTTGACCTGCGCCAGCCGCAGGCATCCAAGGAAATGGGCACGTCCTTCAACCTGCCCGTGCTCTACTTCACCCAGATGATGGGCATAGCCTTTGGCCTTGACCACAAGGACCTGGGGCTCGGCAAGCTGCGCGTCAGCGCCGACGGCCTCATCCGCAAGCTGGACGAACTGCGGCGCGACTCCGCCGCCGGCTCCAAGGCCGCTGAAGGAGGCAGGTCATGA
- a CDS encoding shikimate dehydrogenase family protein, which produces MALRVVAGLNIIPGYATGYIAVSTLFRRRPCPPSGCEAARQQHGEAEAMNASIPSDIPASGRKNLPPEAQSAAETVLYGVTGWPLAQSLSPLLHNTGFTTLGLRALYLRWEIPPQRLPAFVDSVRTLRIGGCSVTIPHKVALLPLLDAASPLARQVGAVNTLYWQGDRLCGENTDVAGFMAPLAQENLHNANVLLLGAGGAARAAAAGLTSLAGERRPGTVFICTPSDASHLPLAEEFGLTPLPWAQRHEVPARLVVNTTPLGMRGKAENETPYLFELADKKSEKDAATTTALAYDIVYNPLQTLFLSDAARHGRRCISGMDMFFGQGDAQFRLWTGQCLPQESRRALEAALAAN; this is translated from the coding sequence ATGGCGTTGCGTGTGGTTGCTGGCCTGAACATCATCCCGGGCTACGCCACGGGTTACATTGCCGTATCCACCCTTTTCAGACGGCGGCCCTGCCCGCCATCAGGTTGTGAGGCGGCACGGCAACAGCATGGAGAAGCCGAAGCCATGAATGCTTCCATACCGTCAGACATCCCTGCTTCAGGCAGGAAAAATCTTCCACCCGAAGCGCAGAGCGCCGCCGAAACAGTTCTTTACGGCGTCACGGGCTGGCCTCTGGCGCAAAGCCTCTCCCCTCTTCTGCACAATACCGGCTTTACAACGCTCGGGCTGCGCGCCCTGTATCTGCGCTGGGAAATTCCGCCCCAGCGTCTGCCCGCTTTTGTGGACAGCGTGCGCACCTTGCGTATTGGCGGCTGCTCCGTCACCATTCCCCACAAGGTCGCCCTGCTGCCCCTGCTGGACGCGGCCAGCCCTCTGGCGCGGCAAGTGGGCGCGGTAAACACTCTCTACTGGCAGGGAGACCGGCTCTGCGGAGAAAATACCGATGTGGCCGGATTCATGGCCCCCCTGGCGCAGGAAAACCTGCACAACGCAAACGTGCTCCTGCTCGGCGCGGGCGGCGCGGCCAGAGCCGCCGCCGCCGGACTCACGAGCCTTGCCGGGGAGCGCAGGCCGGGCACGGTGTTCATCTGTACGCCCTCCGACGCCTCGCACCTGCCCCTGGCCGAAGAATTCGGCCTGACGCCCCTGCCCTGGGCGCAGCGGCACGAGGTTCCAGCCCGGCTTGTGGTCAACACCACGCCCCTTGGCATGCGCGGCAAGGCCGAAAACGAAACACCCTATCTTTTTGAGCTCGCGGATAAAAAAAGTGAAAAAGATGCAGCCACAACAACTGCTCTGGCCTATGACATCGTGTACAACCCGCTGCAAACACTCTTTCTGAGCGACGCCGCCCGCCACGGCAGGCGCTGCATATCTGGCATGGACATGTTTTTCGGCCAGGGCGACGCCCAGTTCCGCCTGTGGACGGGCCAATGCCTGCCCCAGGAGTCGCGGCGCGCCCTGGAAGCGGCCCTGGCCGCAAATTAG
- a CDS encoding MbtF produces MRFDIFGKALRVLMPALCAALLLPACAAKETAEAPPGMGVTVNLRDVHRCSRISPEITVDQAPKGTDYFDVHLVEYTGDSQELLLGGGTWDSDGSGTIPEGGLTRHYRGPCPPSGQARDFAFVVAAMHRGSMQPLAVRLHRFTQE; encoded by the coding sequence ATGCGTTTTGATATTTTCGGCAAAGCCCTGCGCGTCCTGATGCCCGCGCTGTGCGCGGCCCTGCTGCTGCCGGCCTGCGCCGCCAAAGAAACAGCGGAAGCGCCCCCCGGTATGGGCGTTACGGTAAATCTGCGCGACGTTCACCGTTGTTCACGTATTTCTCCTGAAATAACAGTAGACCAGGCTCCTAAAGGAACGGACTACTTTGATGTACACCTGGTGGAATACACCGGGGATTCCCAGGAACTTCTTCTCGGCGGCGGCACGTGGGACAGTGACGGTTCCGGTACCATACCCGAAGGCGGCCTGACCCGCCACTATCGCGGCCCCTGTCCCCCCAGTGGGCAGGCCAGGGATTTCGCCTTTGTGGTGGCGGCCATGCACAGGGGCAGCATGCAGCCGCTGGCCGTGCGCCTGCACCGTTTTACGCAGGAATAA
- a CDS encoding pyridoxal phosphate-dependent aminotransferase translates to MSILADSVTGYLEHASWIRRMFEAGGQLKARYGADKVYDFSLGNPDLPAPSAVAEGLTAFAQHAREPFAFGYMPNGGYPWAREKLAAHLSQEQGAHITAEDVILGCGAAGMLNAFLRAVLNPGEEMLAFAPYFVEYGFYVANHGGVFKAVPSVKDTFAPDLDALEAAINEKTRVVLINSPHNPTGVVYKRKEVAAIADLLLNKSQQFGKPIWLVSDEPYRFLAYDGVEVPSVLPLYPYAVAISSFSKSLSLPGERLGYAAVSPHLPKEEKAQLMAGLTLTNRILGFVNPPVVGQHIMAAALGSQVDLTVYAARRKAMGEVLSQAGYEFQMPAGAFYFFPKAPGGDDVAFVNALLEERILAVPGTGFGCPGHFRLAFCVDESVIRNAAQGFAKARATVK, encoded by the coding sequence ATGTCTATTCTTGCCGACAGCGTTACCGGCTATCTTGAACACGCATCCTGGATACGCCGCATGTTCGAAGCCGGGGGACAGCTTAAGGCCCGTTATGGCGCGGACAAGGTTTATGATTTCAGTCTCGGCAACCCCGACCTGCCCGCCCCGTCCGCTGTGGCCGAAGGCCTGACCGCCTTTGCCCAACATGCGCGCGAACCCTTTGCCTTTGGCTACATGCCCAACGGCGGCTACCCCTGGGCGCGCGAAAAGCTGGCAGCGCACCTGAGCCAGGAACAGGGCGCGCATATAACGGCGGAAGACGTCATTCTCGGCTGCGGCGCGGCAGGCATGCTCAACGCCTTTCTGCGCGCCGTTCTCAACCCCGGCGAAGAAATGCTCGCCTTTGCCCCGTACTTTGTGGAGTACGGCTTCTACGTCGCCAACCACGGCGGCGTGTTCAAGGCAGTGCCCAGCGTCAAGGACACCTTCGCTCCAGACCTGGACGCCCTTGAGGCCGCCATCAATGAAAAAACCCGCGTGGTGCTCATCAATTCGCCCCACAACCCCACGGGCGTCGTCTACAAGCGCAAGGAAGTGGCGGCCATAGCAGACCTTCTGCTCAACAAGAGCCAGCAATTCGGCAAGCCCATCTGGCTGGTGTCTGACGAGCCCTACCGCTTTCTGGCCTATGACGGAGTGGAAGTGCCTTCCGTGCTGCCACTCTATCCCTACGCAGTGGCCATCAGTTCCTTTTCCAAGAGCCTCTCCCTGCCGGGCGAACGCCTGGGCTACGCCGCTGTTTCTCCCCATCTGCCCAAGGAAGAAAAAGCCCAGCTCATGGCGGGCCTTACCCTCACCAACCGCATCCTCGGCTTCGTCAACCCGCCTGTGGTCGGCCAGCACATCATGGCCGCCGCCCTGGGCAGTCAGGTGGACCTTACGGTCTACGCCGCCCGCCGCAAGGCCATGGGCGAGGTGCTCAGCCAGGCTGGCTATGAATTTCAGATGCCCGCCGGGGCCTTTTATTTCTTCCCCAAAGCGCCCGGCGGCGACGACGTGGCCTTTGTGAACGCCCTGCTTGAAGAACGCATTCTGGCCGTGCCCGGCACGGGTTTTGGCTGCCCCGGCCATTTCCGCCTGGCCTTCTGCGTGGATGAAAGCGTTATCCGCAACGCGGCCCAAGGCTTTGCCAAGGCCCGCGCCACAGTAAAATAA